In Chitinivibrionia bacterium, a single window of DNA contains:
- the mutS gene encoding DNA mismatch repair protein MutS: protein MTTTKPLQKKLPPMMTQYYRIKAEYPNTVLLYRLGDFYETFEDDAKITSKVLGITLTKRNHGGEEETPLAGFPHHALDKYVHKLVKAGYKVAVCEQIEDPKAAKGVVKRDVVEVISSGTGVGDNLLDERSDNNIVCAYEENGEVGFAVCDVSTGNFSVSFSELNEAEQKISQIVPNEILLSDSKDDVLFGIVKKNFPEIALSLEEERIFDFEFGQKAICEHFNAVSVNSLGLEGKKTAVIAAAALLQYIKKLKKNNCSHISKISIDSAKTHAYLDAATIRNLELIKPLHTDETGGTLVSVLDETSTVIGSRLLKRRIINPLADVQEINNRLDAVEFFYREIQTRAKLDEILRQITDLERIIGRVSLQKVSPRDLDALKTSIFLFPQIITLIKNCPQISISKISQKIDGLQDCAEKIAKTIIENPPVSATVGDGNLICKGINEELDSLRSLQSDAKQFIARLQEEERRKTGIDNLKVAFNNVFGYFFEVSKSQISKVPAYFIRKQTLVNGERYITPELKEFEEKVLTASERISAIETKIFAELKDFVAQFSEKIQEAAQSIAVLDVFCCFGKIASQNNYCRPTLTHDCDMLIIDGRHPVVETMVNEQFVPNNTDLTDKKQILIITGPNMAGKSTYLRQNALIALMAQIGSFVPAKQANIGIVDRFFTRIGASDRLARGQSTFLVEMIEVANILNNATEKSLILLDEVGRGTSTFDGMSIAWATAEFLHDKFPTSVRTFFATHYHELTELADKCKRMENAHISVKEYNQNIIFLRKIVPGGSPHSYGIKIAKLAGVPQAVIERADEIMHNLEGREEQTLAKKTQTKTQSSPISQSAQISIFDSFSESEVEKRLKTADINNLTPIEALNLLSELKKMC from the coding sequence ATGACGACAACAAAACCACTACAGAAAAAATTGCCGCCGATGATGACTCAATACTACAGAATAAAGGCGGAATACCCAAACACCGTGCTTCTTTACAGGTTGGGAGACTTTTACGAAACCTTTGAAGACGACGCAAAAATTACCTCGAAAGTTCTGGGTATTACGCTTACAAAACGCAATCACGGCGGGGAAGAGGAAACTCCGCTCGCAGGATTTCCGCATCACGCGTTAGACAAATATGTTCACAAATTGGTAAAAGCCGGCTACAAGGTTGCCGTCTGCGAGCAAATCGAAGACCCCAAAGCCGCCAAAGGGGTGGTAAAGCGCGACGTTGTGGAGGTTATAAGTTCGGGAACGGGGGTCGGCGACAATTTGCTGGACGAACGAAGCGACAATAATATCGTATGCGCGTACGAAGAAAACGGCGAGGTCGGTTTTGCGGTTTGCGACGTATCGACGGGAAATTTTTCGGTAAGTTTTTCGGAGCTCAACGAAGCAGAGCAAAAAATTTCGCAAATCGTTCCCAACGAAATACTTTTGAGCGACAGTAAAGACGACGTGCTTTTCGGGATTGTAAAAAAGAATTTCCCCGAAATTGCGCTTTCACTCGAAGAAGAGCGAATATTCGATTTTGAATTCGGACAAAAGGCGATTTGCGAGCATTTTAACGCGGTCTCGGTAAATTCTTTGGGCTTGGAAGGCAAAAAAACCGCGGTAATTGCGGCGGCGGCGCTTTTGCAATACATAAAAAAATTAAAGAAAAATAATTGCAGTCATATTTCTAAAATATCCATAGACAGCGCAAAAACACACGCCTATCTCGATGCGGCAACCATACGAAACTTGGAACTGATAAAGCCCTTGCACACCGACGAAACAGGCGGCACTTTGGTATCGGTTCTGGACGAAACTTCGACCGTAATCGGCTCGCGCCTCCTTAAACGCCGGATAATAAATCCGCTTGCCGACGTGCAAGAAATAAACAATCGTTTGGATGCGGTAGAGTTTTTTTACAGAGAAATACAAACGCGCGCAAAATTAGATGAAATTTTAAGGCAAATCACCGACCTCGAAAGAATTATCGGGCGCGTTTCGCTTCAAAAAGTAAGCCCGCGGGACTTGGACGCGCTTAAAACTTCGATATTTCTTTTTCCGCAGATAATAACGCTCATAAAGAACTGCCCTCAGATAAGCATTTCCAAAATTTCGCAAAAAATAGACGGTTTACAGGACTGCGCCGAAAAAATCGCAAAAACCATAATAGAAAATCCGCCCGTATCGGCAACTGTCGGCGACGGAAATCTGATTTGCAAAGGCATAAACGAAGAACTCGACAGCCTGCGAAGCCTGCAAAGCGACGCGAAACAGTTTATAGCAAGATTGCAGGAAGAAGAGCGCCGAAAAACGGGAATTGACAACCTAAAAGTCGCGTTTAACAATGTTTTCGGATATTTTTTCGAGGTTTCCAAGTCGCAAATATCCAAAGTTCCCGCCTATTTTATAAGAAAACAAACGCTTGTAAACGGCGAACGCTACATTACGCCCGAACTGAAAGAATTTGAGGAAAAAGTCCTGACCGCAAGCGAGCGAATATCGGCGATAGAAACAAAAATATTTGCCGAATTAAAGGATTTTGTAGCGCAATTCAGCGAGAAAATTCAGGAAGCGGCGCAAAGTATTGCCGTTTTAGACGTTTTTTGTTGCTTCGGAAAAATCGCCTCGCAAAACAATTATTGCCGCCCAACCCTAACGCACGACTGCGATATGCTGATAATCGACGGCAGGCATCCCGTTGTAGAAACAATGGTAAACGAGCAATTTGTCCCGAACAACACCGACCTGACCGACAAAAAGCAAATTCTTATAATCACAGGTCCGAATATGGCGGGTAAATCCACATATTTGCGCCAAAACGCGCTCATTGCACTTATGGCGCAAATAGGCAGTTTTGTCCCCGCAAAGCAGGCGAATATCGGAATTGTCGATAGATTTTTCACTCGTATCGGAGCAAGCGACCGTCTTGCGCGCGGACAATCGACGTTTTTGGTAGAGATGATTGAGGTCGCGAATATCCTTAATAACGCCACCGAAAAATCGCTTATTTTGCTCGACGAAGTAGGTCGCGGAACATCGACTTTCGACGGAATGAGCATTGCTTGGGCTACGGCGGAGTTTCTGCACGACAAATTTCCCACAAGCGTTCGCACATTTTTTGCGACCCATTATCACGAATTAACCGAACTTGCCGACAAATGCAAACGAATGGAAAACGCGCATATTTCGGTCAAAGAATACAATCAAAACATAATATTCCTGAGAAAAATAGTTCCCGGCGGAAGTCCGCATTCTTACGGTATAAAAATAGCTAAACTTGCAGGCGTTCCCCAAGCCGTAATAGAACGCGCCGACGAAATAATGCACAACTTGGAGGGTCGCGAAGAGCAAACTCTCGCCAAAAAAACGCAGACAAAAACGCAATCCTCGCCGATTTCGCAAAGCGCACAAATAAGCATTTTCGACAGTTTCAGCGAAAGCGAAGTAGAAAAACGCCTGAAAACCGCGGATATAAACAACCTAACTCCGATAGAGGCGTTGAATTTGCTCAGCGAATTGAAAAAAATGTGTTGA
- a CDS encoding virulence RhuM family protein translates to MNKGEIILYQPDDSLKLEVQLEDETVWLSLDQISALFQRDKSTVSRHVKNVFEEGELDKVSVVAKFATTAADGKTYQVDYYNLDVIISVGYRVKSLRGTQFRRWANQILKDYLLKGYVLNQRIDRLERKMVEHDQKFELLINTSTPPKEGALFEGQIFDAYILAADMIKSANKTIVLLDNYPDETTLLILSKRKENVSAQIYTKQISAQLKLDLAKHNSQYAPIKISKSTGFHDRFLVLDGVVYHIGASLKDLGKSLFAFSRMEITESELLKNI, encoded by the coding sequence ATGAATAAAGGTGAGATAATATTATATCAACCTGACGACTCCTTAAAACTGGAAGTTCAGCTTGAAGACGAAACCGTGTGGCTGTCTCTTGACCAAATTTCCGCACTATTTCAGCGGGACAAATCCACTGTATCACGGCACGTTAAGAATGTTTTTGAGGAAGGAGAATTGGATAAAGTTTCAGTTGTTGCAAAATTTGCAACAACTGCCGCAGATGGTAAAACTTATCAAGTAGATTATTACAACCTTGATGTAATTATTTCGGTTGGCTACCGTGTAAAATCTTTGCGTGGCACGCAATTTCGTCGATGGGCAAATCAGATATTAAAAGATTATTTATTAAAAGGATATGTCCTAAACCAGCGAATAGACAGATTGGAACGTAAAATGGTTGAGCACGATCAAAAATTTGAATTATTGATAAATACTTCTACGCCTCCCAAAGAAGGTGCCCTTTTTGAAGGACAAATTTTCGACGCATACATCTTAGCCGCCGATATGATAAAATCCGCAAATAAAACAATTGTCTTGCTCGACAATTATCCAGACGAAACTACACTACTTATATTGTCAAAACGCAAAGAAAATGTCAGTGCGCAAATTTATACAAAACAAATCTCCGCTCAATTAAAACTGGATTTAGCAAAACACAATTCTCAATATGCTCCGATAAAAATCAGCAAATCAACAGGTTTTCACGACCGCTTTTTGGTACTCGACGGTGTGGTTTATCATATCGGCGCTTCTCTCAAGGATTTGGGTAAAAGTTTGTTCGCTTTTTCCAGAATGGAGATTACGGAAAGTGAATTACTGAAGAATATCTGA
- a CDS encoding type II toxin-antitoxin system PemK/MazF family toxin — protein MIRGEIWWCDFGVPRGSEAGYRRPVLIIQDNNFNKTELNTVLVLPITTNLSLKDVSGNVFLPKEISGLSKDSVVVMPLLTHVDKQVLEEKCSKITNKSTIEEIEDGLLLILGINSSYPIFNYAY, from the coding sequence ATGATACGTGGTGAAATTTGGTGGTGTGATTTTGGCGTTCCACGCGGAAGCGAGGCAGGATACAGAAGACCTGTTCTCATTATCCAAGACAACAATTTTAACAAAACCGAATTGAACACGGTTTTAGTTTTGCCTATCACAACAAATCTTTCCTTGAAAGATGTTTCGGGAAATGTTTTTCTGCCGAAAGAAATTTCAGGTTTGAGTAAGGACTCTGTTGTTGTTATGCCGCTATTAACCCACGTTGATAAACAAGTTTTAGAAGAAAAGTGTTCAAAAATAACTAATAAAAGCACAATTGAGGAAATAGAAGACGGCTTATTGCTAATTCTTGGTATAAATTCCTCTTATCCGATTTTTAATTATGCTTATTAA